CATCCGATACCCGAAGGCGGCGTAACCATGTCCAGAAGACCGTCGGTAAGCCGTATGCGGGCGAACCGCACGTACGGATTGAAAGGGGGATGGGGAACCGGGCCAGCAACGGCACCGCGCCCCTGACTACCAATGGTTACGCCCAAGGTAGACGCTGAGCTGGTCCTGCAGGGCCGGGCCCTCGGCGACCCAACCCGTCACCACATCTTCCGCTACATCGCCGAAGCCGGGCGACCCGTGGGCGTGGCTGAGCTGACCGCAGACGTCAAGCTCAACCACAACGCCGTGCGCCAGCACTTGGCCGTGCTGCGCGAGGCGGCCCTGGTGGTGGAGGAGGTCGAGGAGCGCGACCGCCCGGGACGGCCCCGGCTGATGTACCGCATTGCCCCCGAGGTCGAAGGCAGCTGGGGAACCCGCGGCCCCCTCGACTTCCTGGCTCAGGCCCTGGCGGAGGCCATATCCACCAACGCCTCCCCCTACGACGTCGGTCGCCGCCTGGGCCGAGAGCGGGCTGCCGAGCTGGCCCCCGAACTGGAGGTGGCCGATCGCGCCGAGCTGTTGGAGGAGGAGATGGCTCGTCGCGGCTTTCGCCCGACGGCCAAGGACCGGCCGACCCGGCTCGAGCTCTCCCTGCACCACTGCCCGTTTGCCTCGGTGGCGGAGACGAATCCAGAGGTCGTCTGCGAGCTGCACCGAGGGGTCATGGACGGCCTTTGCGAGGGGTTGGGAGATCTGGAGGTGACCGAGTTCACCCCGCGGCGCAACAGGCGCCAGGTGTGCCGGGTCGCTGCCCAGGTCGGGACCGGCTAGCGGCCCTCGCCTTTCGGCCGTGCCCACCTACCAGGTGGAATCGACGGGGCCGACGTGTTCCTGCGGACGTATTCCTGGCGATCTCCTGACCCTCCCGGACGGCGTTAATCTCTAGTAGCCACTAGAAGTATTTGCAGGCTGGCGGTGAGGACAGGAGAGGCGCCATGAGCGTTCCGGAGTACGTGCCAACCGGGTTCGCGGACCGGGTGCGCCGGCTCGAGTCGGAGATGCCCCCCCTGCCGACCCGTCGGGGACCGAGGGAGCACCCCGGTGGCCCGTCGAGCGGGTCGTTCGGCCGCCTCCAGGGTCGGCCCGCACCGGACGCTGGTTACGCCTTGCACCTCGCCGCCCGCTTTGCCGGCCAGGTCGAGCTGGCTCCGGGGGAGGACCGCCGTGATGCGCTGATCGCGGGGGCCTTACTTGGCATAGCCCGAGCGTCGCGCTTCGGGCGGGCCCCGATCGCCACCGACGTCGGCGTCGGACTCGAACTGCTCGGCTATCTCGGCGGCGCCCCAGAGAACCTGATCCAGTGGCGGCGCCGGGCGCTCGAGGGCATCCATCGGGACGGCCCACGCCAGCTGCAGCTGCTCGGAGCGGATCGCGAGGTTCTCGGGATGGACCCTGGGCAGGCGAGGAGGGTCCTGGCCCACTGGCGCCGGCTGCTCCCGGCGGAGCTAGCCGGCCTACGTCCACGGGATTCGGAGGCGCTATCCCACCAGCAGCTGGCCGAGCTGCTCGCCGACCGGGCCGTCGATCCGGGGCCGGTGGGCGCGGGCCATGGGCGCTGACCGCCGGGCGGTCGGGTGGAGGGACCATCGGTGGCGACGGCGCGCGGCCTGTGCGGGGCTGGGGGCCGAGCACTTCGTGTTCGACGACGCCAGCGGCTCCCCGGCCCTCATGGAGGCGGTCGCCCGGGCCAAGGCGATCTGCGCCGACTGCCCGGTGCGCTCGGCATGTCTCGAGTTCGCGATCGCCACCCGCCAGGAAGGCATCTGGGGCGCGACGACGACCGTCGAGCGACGCGTGCTCAGGCGCAGGCGCCGCCGCCAGCAGGCCGAATCCGTCGCTCGGGCCGAGCTCGACGTCGGTGTCGACCAGGCACGCGGGAGCGCCACCCGGTCGGGCGCGGGCCCATAGGGGCGGACACGGGCCGATCGCCGTCGACTCCTGACGAACAGGCTCCCAACGACGTCACCTACGGGCGTTCCTTTCCGGCATCTGGACCAGCGGGGCGACCCTGGTGGGGACCGAGGAGTCCTACCGTGCCCTCACCGGGTGCCGCTCCGCCGACGAGGGCGCCCTCGGGGCGCTCGTGCTGACCAGGCGGCTCCTTGACGTGTCTGTCTTCTGCTGCGAGCGCCAGTGCGGCATGGATCAGGGCGATGTGGCTGAGGCCTTGGGGGAAATTGCCCAAGAAGGCCCCGGTTCCGGGGTCGATCTCCTCGGGCAGCAGACCGAGGTCGTTGGCCCGGCCCGCCGCCGCTCCGAAGAGCCGCTTCGCCTCCTGGTGCCCGCCGGCCCCGCCCAGCGCCTGGGCCAGCCAGAACGAGCAGGCGAGGAAGGCCCCCTCCCGGCCGGGCAGGCCGTCGTCGGTCGCGTAGCGACGCACCAGGTCCCCCTCGGCGAGCTCCGCCCTCACCCGCTCGATCGTGCGGGTGATCGTGGGGTCGTCGGGGGGGAGGAACCCGACGATGGGGACCAGCAGCAGCGAGGCGTCGAGGCTGCGGTCCCCGAAGGCCCGGGTCAGGTTCCCGTGGTCAGGATCAACGCCCTGGTCCAGCACCTCCGCCCTCACGGCGTCGGCCTCCCGGGCCCAGGCGGCGGCCGGCCCGGTCAGCCCGAATTCCTCCACCAGGTGCACGCCCCGGTCGAGGGCCACCCAGCACATCACCTTGGAGTGCACGAAGTGCTGGGGGGCGCCACGGACCTCCCAGATCCCCTGGTCGGGGTGATGCCAGTTGTCGGCCACGAAGCCGACCATGGCCCGTAGGGCCGACCACACCCCGGCGTCGAGGCCCCCTGCCCGACGGGCGTAGCCGAGGGCGGCATTGAGGAGGTGGCCCCAGTTGTCCAGCTGCAGCTGGTCGCTGGCGGCGTTGCCCACCCGGACCGGGCGGGAGGCCCGGTAGCCCCGTAGACGGCGGACCTCCCGCTCGCGAATCAGGGTCGTGCCGTAGAGGCCGTACATGGTGCGCACCCGGGGCAGGCTGAGGGTGGCGGCGTTGGTGGCCCAGAACAGGAACGCCCGGGCCTCGGCCAGATAGCCCAGGTCGTAGAGGGCGGACACCGACCACGACGCGTCCCGAATCCAGGCGTAGCGGTAGTCCCAGTTGCGCACCCCGCCGGCCACCTCGGGCAGCGAGGTGGTCGGTGCGGCCACCACCGCACCGGAGGGGGCATAGGTGAGCAGCTTCAAGGTGATCGCCGATCGCAGCACCGCCGCTGGTGCGCCGCCGGCCCGGGCGGCCCAGTTCTGCCAGTAGGCGAGCGTCTCGGCGAAGACCTCCTCGGCGAAGTCTCCCACCGGGGGCCAAACCCCCAGGTCCCGTCCGGAGAACGCCGCGGACACATGCGCCCGCTGGCCGGCCCTCAACGGGAGGCGGGCCTGCCCGCCCCCGGCGGTCGGCTCCCAGGGGGCTGTCGCCTCGCACAGCAGCGCCGCGCCGCCCGAGCGGGCGAGGAGGCGCCGTCCCCGCCGCTCGATCCGGGGCCGCCGCCGGCCGAACCCGGGGCCCGGCTCGACCACCGCGACCAGATCGACCCGGCCCTCCTCGCCGACCGCCCGGCGCACCAGGTACCGGAACGGCCACAGGCTCCGGCGCTTGGCGGGCGCGGAGCGGGCCGCAAAGAAGTCGTAGACGGTGGCCCGTCCGCTCGGGGTGGTGAAGGTGGTGGCCAGGATGGCGGTGCCCGGCAGGTAGCGGCGGGTGGCGCTGAAGGGGCCTTCCGGGGCAAGGCCGAAGTAGCCGCCGGCGGGGTCGAGTAGCCGGGAGAACACCGGGGCGGAGTCGAAGCGGGGCAGGCACAGCCAGTCGATCGAGCCGGCGTCGGACACCAGGGCGGCGGTGCCGCTGTCACCTATCAGCCCGTAGCGCTCCAGCGGTAGGTCCAGCGCCCGTCCCCCTGCGACTTCCACGATCCCGGGCCGGCCACCGCGGCCCCATCGCTGCGCCGTCACCGGCCGCCGACCCTACGCTGTGCCGGGTGGGAAAGCGCCGGCCGCACCGAGTGCCACCGATGATGAAGGCCCCCAGAGGACAGGAGCGGGCCGCGGGTGTGGACGGCCCCGGACTGCTCTCGGGTGCCCTGGTGGGCACCACGATCA
This DNA window, taken from Acidimicrobiales bacterium, encodes the following:
- a CDS encoding helix-turn-helix domain-containing protein, which produces MVTPKVDAELVLQGRALGDPTRHHIFRYIAEAGRPVGVAELTADVKLNHNAVRQHLAVLREAALVVEEVEERDRPGRPRLMYRIAPEVEGSWGTRGPLDFLAQALAEAISTNASPYDVGRRLGRERAAELAPELEVADRAELLEEEMARRGFRPTAKDRPTRLELSLHHCPFASVAETNPEVVCELHRGVMDGLCEGLGDLEVTEFTPRRNRRQVCRVAAQVGTG
- a CDS encoding WhiB family transcriptional regulator, with the translated sequence MGADRRAVGWRDHRWRRRAACAGLGAEHFVFDDASGSPALMEAVARAKAICADCPVRSACLEFAIATRQEGIWGATTTVERRVLRRRRRRQQAESVARAELDVGVDQARGSATRSGAGP
- a CDS encoding glycoside hydrolase family 15 protein, which gives rise to MTAQRWGRGGRPGIVEVAGGRALDLPLERYGLIGDSGTAALVSDAGSIDWLCLPRFDSAPVFSRLLDPAGGYFGLAPEGPFSATRRYLPGTAILATTFTTPSGRATVYDFFAARSAPAKRRSLWPFRYLVRRAVGEEGRVDLVAVVEPGPGFGRRRPRIERRGRRLLARSGGAALLCEATAPWEPTAGGGQARLPLRAGQRAHVSAAFSGRDLGVWPPVGDFAEEVFAETLAYWQNWAARAGGAPAAVLRSAITLKLLTYAPSGAVVAAPTTSLPEVAGGVRNWDYRYAWIRDASWSVSALYDLGYLAEARAFLFWATNAATLSLPRVRTMYGLYGTTLIREREVRRLRGYRASRPVRVGNAASDQLQLDNWGHLLNAALGYARRAGGLDAGVWSALRAMVGFVADNWHHPDQGIWEVRGAPQHFVHSKVMCWVALDRGVHLVEEFGLTGPAAAWAREADAVRAEVLDQGVDPDHGNLTRAFGDRSLDASLLLVPIVGFLPPDDPTITRTIERVRAELAEGDLVRRYATDDGLPGREGAFLACSFWLAQALGGAGGHQEAKRLFGAAAGRANDLGLLPEEIDPGTGAFLGNFPQGLSHIALIHAALALAAEDRHVKEPPGQHERPEGALVGGAAPGEGTVGLLGPHQGRPAGPDAGKERP